The Lactuca sativa cultivar Salinas chromosome 2, Lsat_Salinas_v11, whole genome shotgun sequence genome includes a window with the following:
- the LOC111902568 gene encoding thiol-disulfide oxidoreductase LTO1, whose translation MSTFSSLSSPPSSMVYSHGRPRRHHHPLPFSSSFSTQLKSNRGWGHGRLVLLKVKCLNDPSTDASESGPTSLSSSSSTSTGISSYSWCAGLGGLGFLETAYLTYSKLTGSEAFCPIGGGSCSDILNSNYAVVYGIPLPLIGMVAYGAATFLALKLATKDLPFGMDEINGELLLLGTTTSMATTSAYLLYILSTQYPGASCSYCLVSVLLSFSLFFTTTKTLGWQKIRGELGLQLCIAGLVFAALSTSYNATLPPPEKFGEKFLPYTPTEIKAPSSPLALKLATHLRAIGAKMYGAFWCSHCLEQKQMFGREAAKVLDYVECYPEGFKIGTELGKECAKIKIEGFPMWIINGQVLKGYQEFPDLAKASGFEAGEFSEELAKLAKQAEEANNIQP comes from the exons ATGTCGACCTTCAGCAGCCTCTCATCTCCTCCGTCTTCCATGGTCTACTCCCATGGAAGACCTCGTCGGCATCATCATCCTcttcctttctcttcttcctTCTCGACCCAACTCAAG AGTAATCGGGGTTGGGGTCATGGAAGACTCGTTTTGCTTAAAGTGAAGTGCTTGAACGATCCGAGTACAGATGCTTCGGAATCTGGACCAACCTCACTATCTTCCAGTTCTTCCACTTCTACTGGCATTTCGTCATACAGTTGGTGTGCAGGACtcggaggattagggtttcttgAAACAGCTTACTTAACGTACTCAAAGCTCACAGGTTCAGAAGCATTTTGCCCCATCGGAGGTGGTTCATGTAGCGATATTCTTAATAGCAACTATGCTGTCGTTTACG GTATTCCCCTTCCCTTGATTGGAATGGTTGCCTATGGCGCTGCAACATTTCTTGCACTAAAGCTGGCTACAAAGGACTTGCCTTTTGGGATGGATGAAATTAATGGTGAATTGCTTTTACTTGGGACAACTACCTCAATGGCAACTACAAGCGCATACCTTTTATACATTTTAAGCACACAATATCCAGGAGCTTCATGTTCTTACTGTTTAGTCTCAGTTCTCTTGTCATTCTCCTTGTTCTTCACAACCACAAAG ACTTTGGGGTGGCAAAAGATTCGAGGAGAATTGGGTTTGCAATTGTGCATAGCTGGTCTTGTTTTTGCTGCTTTAAGCACCTCATATAATGCAACCCTTCCTCCCCCTGAAAA ATTTGGGGAGAAGTTTCTTCCATACACTCCAACTGAGATCAAGGCACCATCAAGTCCTCTTGCACTTAAACTTGCAACACACTTGCGTGCCATTGGAGCTAAAATGTATGGAGCTTTCTGGTGCTCACACTGTTTAGAACAAAAACAG ATGTTTGGACGTGAAGCAGCAAAGGTGTTGGATTATGTTGAATGTTATCCAGAAGGGTTTAAAATTGGAACtgaattagggaaagaatgtgcAAAGATTAAAATAGAAGGTTTTCCAATGTGGATCATCAATGGTCAG GTTTTGAAAGGGTATCAAGAGTTCCCTGATCTTGCTAAAGCATCTGGATTTGAAGCTGGTGAATTCAGTGAAGAATTAGCAAAGCTTGCTAAACAAGCTGAAGAGGCCAACAACATTCAACCATGA
- the LOC111902569 gene encoding serine/arginine-rich splicing factor SR45a has translation MADSPRRRYSRSPPYEAPSRSRSRSRSRSRSRSWSRPRGRPASRSRSRSRGREEVVNPGNTLYVTGLSTRVTQEQLEEHFSKEGKVANCFLVVEPRSRISRGFAFITMDTLEDANRCIKHLNQSVLEHRQITVERSRRKRPRTPTPGHYLGLKNTRDTGYRGDRGGGGGGGGRYRGGSGRDDYGYRRSPRRSPPPYRGGRDYSPRRSPPPYRGGGGGGRDYSPRRSPYYGGRSRRERTRSPPYSPPYRSPERHYARR, from the exons ATG GCTGACTCTCCTCGACGAAG GTATTCACGATCTCCCCCCTATGAAGCACCATCCAGGTCAAGATCCAGGTCAAGGTCTCGATCTAGGTCAAGATCCTGGTCAAGGCCAAGAGGTAGGCCAGCATCAAGGTCAAGATCCAGAAGTCGTGGAAGGGAAGAGGTTGTAAATCCCGGAAATACCCTTTATGTAACCGGCCTCTCCACACGTGTCACACAAGAACAGCTAGaagaacacttttcaaaagaagGAAAG GTGGCCAACTGTTTTCTTGTTGTGGAGCCTCGTTCACGTATATCACGTGGGTTTGCTTTTATAACAATGGATACTCTTGAAGATGCAAATCGCTGCATAAAGCATCTTAACCAGTCTGTTCTTGAACATCGCCAGATAACTGTAGAGAGG tCGAGAAGGAAACGTCCAAGAACACCCACACCTGGACATTACTTGGGCCTGAAAAACACTAGGGACACTG GCTATCGTGGTGacagaggaggtggaggaggtggaggagggaGGTATCGTGGTGGCTCTGGGCGGGATGACTATGGATACCGGAGGTCCCCAAGGCGGTCACCACCACCGTATAGAGGTGGCCGTGATTACTCTCCAAGGAGGTCACCGCCACCATacagaggtggtggtggtggtgggcggGATTACTCTCCTAGGCGGTCACCTTACTATGGTGGGAGATCAAGGAGGGAGCGAACACGGTCTCCTCCTTATTCCCCACCTTACAGGAGTCCCGAAAGGCACTATGCTCGTCGCTAG
- the LOC111902605 gene encoding LOW QUALITY PROTEIN: uncharacterized protein LOC111902605 (The sequence of the model RefSeq protein was modified relative to this genomic sequence to represent the inferred CDS: deleted 2 bases in 1 codon) gives MTLCTSLITLFFFKAFKCLFSCRYCNLKATYKLLPSNNNFILVIVGLYPEGSPSRNSRWPRETQGQGGGLEIVFNQQLTRLGYYLISCVIAPSAKIILLIPLHLLLYYTTPLPSICSIRCGTTKQCQLNVLFKDLTVVERCCFG, from the exons ATGACTCTTTGTACATCACTAATAACCCTCTTCTTTTTCAAAGCGTTTAAGTGTCTT TTTTCATGTCGATATTGCAACCTAAAAGCAACATACAAATTATTGCCTTCCAATAATAATTTTATACTTGTAATTGTAGGACTTTACCCA GAAGGGAGCCCTTCCAGAAATTCTCGATGGCCAAGGGAGACCCAAGGCCAAGGAGGGGGTTTGGAAATAGTTTTCAACCAGCAATTGACGCGCCTCGGTTATTACCTCATTAGCTGCGTCATTGCCCCAAGCGCAAAGATAATTCTTCTAATCCCCCTTCACCTTCTTTTATATTACACAACCCCTCTTCCATCCATATGCTCCATCCGATGTGGGACTACTAAACAATGTCAACTGAATGTCCTTTTCAAGGATCTAACTGTAGTCGAAAGGTGTTGTTTCGGCTAA
- the LOC111902564 gene encoding uncharacterized protein LOC111902564, translating to MSEELAPEQIKLIHKLNVFKIKGRDKRGRKILRIIGKNFPAKSLNVDLLKKYLEVKVFPKLERPFVVVYIHTDVDKSENFPGISALRSAYEAIPINVKQYLEAVYFVHPDLQSRLFLATFGRFIFTGGLYAKLKYVSRLGYLWEHVRRNDIEIPEFVYDHDEDLEFRPMMDYGLESDHPRVFGAPAVDSSVASYSMRCIS from the exons ATGTCCGAAGAACTGGCGCCTGAGCAAATTAAACTCATCCACAAACTTAACGTGTTCAAGATCAAAGGCAGAGACAAGCGCGGTCGCAAGATCTTGAGAATTATAGGAAAAAACTTTCCTG CGAAGAGTCTGAACGTTGACCTGTTGAAAAAGTATCTGGAAGTGAAGGTTTTCCCCAAACTCGAGAGGCCTTTTGTCGTGGTTTACATCCACACCGATGTTGATAAGAGCGAGAATTTCCCCGGAATATCTGCTCTCCGATCTGCTTACGAAGCGATTCCGATCAACGTCAAACAATATCTGGAAGCGGTTTACTTTGTTCACCCGGATCTACAATCCAGACTTTTTCTCGCCACATTCGGCCGATTCATCTTCACCGGAGG GTTGTATGCGAAGCTGAAATACGTGAGCAGATTAGGGTATCTGTGGGAGCATGTGAGAAGAAACGATATCGAGATCCCGGAGTTCGTGTATGATCACGATGAGGATCTGGAGTTCCGTCCGATGATGGATTATGGTTTAGAGAGTGACCACCCAAGAGTTTTCGGTGCGCCCGCGGTTGATTCCTCTGTGGCGTCTTATTCCATGAGGTGTATTTCATAG